Within the Bacteroidota bacterium genome, the region CCCATGGAATGAAGGTCTGCCGTGAAGTTAACGCTTGAAGGATAAATGCCTTTATTTTCTTTGCCTTCGCTTTCACCGTACAATTGTTTCCACCATTCGGAGAAGTAAACCAGTTTGGTATTGAAATTAACCAGGATTTCAATTTTCTTTCCCTTTGCATACAAGGCATTACGGGTTGCAGCATAGATGGCAGAAAGATTGTCTTCGAATTTAACGTTTTCTCCGGTCAAGGCTTCCATATCTTTAGCCCCATTAACCAACTGACGGATATCGAAGCCTCCAATAGCCAAAGGAACGAGACCAACAGGGGTAAGTACGGAATAACGGCCGCCAACATCATCAGGTATCACAAAGGTTTTGTAACCTTCTTCGGTAGCCAGCTTTCTTAATGCACCTCTCTTGGCATCGGTGATGGCAATAATGTGTTTTGAAGCTTCATCCTTGCCAACTTTTTTCTCCAGATGTTCTTTCAAGATTCTGAAAGCAATGGAAGGTTCAGTAGTTGTGCCTGATTTTGAAATAACGGTGATGCCGTATGATTTGTTATCCAAGATCTCAAGCAGTTCGTTCATGTAATCTTCTCCGATATTTTGTCCGGCAAAGATCAACAAGGGAGCCTTGTGTTTTTTCTGCAGGTGGTTGAAGTTGTTCGACAGAGCTTCTGAAACGGCTTTTGCGCCCAGGTATGATCCGCCAATTCCTATAACTACCAGTATTTCTATTTTGTTTTTCAGGCTGTTTGCGGTTTCTTCAATTTCAGCCAGGTCTTTTTCCGTAATGGAGGAGGGAAGATTAATCCAACCGATAAAATCGTTTCCTTTTCCGGTTTTATGGTGCAATGCAGCCACATGCTTTTCTACCTCACCGGCTTGTCCCATAATGGTTTCTTCAGGAACAAAAGGGAACACATTGTTAATGTGCAGCTTTAAATTTTCCATATTTTTACTGTTATATTAAAAAATCCAATTACTAAGTTCAGTCAACAAAGGTATTTAATTTTACTTATTTCCCATGGGCGTTAATTTATTGAAGTTTTTCTGCAAGTAGTTTGATTTCAATAACAGGTGA harbors:
- a CDS encoding glucose-6-phosphate isomerase, giving the protein MENLKLHINNVFPFVPEETIMGQAGEVEKHVAALHHKTGKGNDFIGWINLPSSITEKDLAEIEETANSLKNKIEILVVIGIGGSYLGAKAVSEALSNNFNHLQKKHKAPLLIFAGQNIGEDYMNELLEILDNKSYGITVISKSGTTTEPSIAFRILKEHLEKKVGKDEASKHIIAITDAKRGALRKLATEEGYKTFVIPDDVGGRYSVLTPVGLVPLAIGGFDIRQLVNGAKDMEALTGENVKFEDNLSAIYAATRNALYAKGKKIEILVNFNTKLVYFSEWWKQLYGESEGKENKGIYPSSVNFTADLHSMGQYIQQGERSLFETVISIKEPDSKAVIPSDKDNLDGINYLAGKRIDEVNKMAQLGTQIAHVEGGVPNILVEIPKLNEYYLGQLIYFFEKACGISGYLLGVNPFDQPGVEAYKKNMFALLEKPGYEEETKKIKAYLK